The following nucleotide sequence is from Paenibacillus andongensis.
ACGAATGTTGTCCAAGCGATGAGTAGAACTTTGGGAAACTCTCCGATACCGAACCAGATGATGAATAGCGGAAGCAAAGCTAAGGCTGGAATCGGGCTTACGAGATTGAGGATTGGCGACATCCATCGTTCAAACGTCCGGAATTTACTCATTAACACCCCGAACAAAATAGCGAATAGGCAGCCAATGACGAATCCCAAAGCTATACGAATAGAACTGGAAACTAAACTTTCTAACACAATCCCCGTCTTTGCCAGCAGCCAGGCATCCGATACGATCAGGGATGGCGGAGGCAGGAATATCGGATTAAACCATGCAAATCTCTCATTTAGTTGAGAAAATACTTCCCAAAGGACGAAGAAGGTAACGAACGGCATGATGTTCCATCTCTGGATCAAACTTTCTTTGATATTTTTGCGCTTCTTCGGCTGCTCGACATGCTTAGTCTCTATTGGAAGCAAATCATTGTCAGCAATGACCGTTACCGATGTTTTACTCATCAGACTGCCTCCTCTGTTTCGTCTTCCATCAGAATCCGCTCGATGCTGCGCATCGCTTCACTAAATCCAGGAGATTCAAACGTGCGGGGATGCTCAATTTGGATGGAAAATGTCTCTGCAATTTCGCCGTCCTTCATCACAACGACCCGATCAGCTAAATAGACCGCTTCGCTAATACTGTGCGTGACAAATAGAATCGTCGGTCTTAGCTTTGCACATATGCGCCTAAGTTCTCTGCGCATCATGTCCCTGGTCAAAATATCGAGAGCGCCGAAGGGTTCATCCATCAACAAAATGTCCGGCGAACTTGCAAGTGCTCTAGCAATTCCTACTCGCTGTTTCATACCGCCAGACAATTCGGCTGGATAATGATTCGCATAAGCCTCAAGTCCAACCAGACTCAGGAATTCCTTGCCGATTTCTTTGGCTTTTGCCTTGGACGCACCTTGAACTTCAGGCCCAAAAGAAATATTTTCGA
It contains:
- a CDS encoding ABC transporter permease, with amino-acid sequence MSKTSVTVIADNDLLPIETKHVEQPKKRKNIKESLIQRWNIMPFVTFFVLWEVFSQLNERFAWFNPIFLPPPSLIVSDAWLLAKTGIVLESLVSSSIRIALGFVIGCLFAILFGVLMSKFRTFERWMSPILNLVSPIPALALLPLFIIWFGIGEFPKVLLIAWTTFVPVLVYTVDGFKSVPSTLIRSALSLGASERQIFTRVMIPSAIPNFIVGARVSLGLSFSALIVSEMMGAKSGLGYIIVDARNYFKISNMFVAIILIGLSYSLFSGLMKIAERRVLAWRKGGMRDAVEK
- a CDS encoding ABC transporter ATP-binding protein; the protein is MKLTAKQVGKSFGDRVVLKQVDLTVYAHEFICILGHSGCGKSTLLNMVAGYLLPDEGEIKVDGEMIKGPSKSRGMVFQDHALFPWYNVLENISFGPEVQGASKAKAKEIGKEFLSLVGLEAYANHYPAELSGGMKQRVGIARALASSPDILLMDEPFGALDILTRDMMRRELRRICAKLRPTILFVTHSISEAVYLADRVVVMKDGEIAETFSIQIEHPRTFESPGFSEAMRSIERILMEDETEEAV